In the genome of Abyssalbus ytuae, the window TCAGTATGCTTTCAGGGTGTTCCAAAGCATGCTTTCAGGGTGTTCCAAAGTATGCTTTCAGAGTGTTCCAAAGCATGCTTTCAAGGTGTTCCAAAGCATAGTGACAAAATGGTGGGGGGAGAGAATTCGGTTTTTACCAGAGCTCGGTGATTTCTTTTTTAACAAACCCTAACGCAGCATTGGAAGGAGGTTCTTTTTCCAGTAACTCATTTAAGATGGTTTCCCGGAGTTTATCAGCCGAGTCCGAATTCATAGCCGCTTTTCTTATTAACTGTATGGTAGCATTTTTAGCAGCTTTTATAATGGTCCAGCAATCATCTGTCATATAAATTTGCTGAGTTAAATTATGGTCAAACTCATTTTCAATATGACTTATTAGGGTGGCTTCGTAATTATCTTTATCGGTAGAATCCGGTGCTACCCTGATAAGTAATTTTGCGGGGTTTATGCGCTCCAGAAACAGGGTCATACGTTCATACGCCTGCAGGCGTAACGGCAAGGCATCCTTTTGTGCTTCTTTTTGAAGTAAATACCTTCTTCTGCCTTCTTCATTTTTAGTATGCTGGTTAAAAAAATAATAAGCTATAACACCGGTTATAATTGTGGGTAAGGCGTAAGTTACCAGTTGTAAAACTTTTTCTTCCATTAATACTTTTTTTGTTCTTTAATTATCCGGCCGCCAAGATAAGTACAATCTTTTAATTTCCGCATGCTTTCAAAGGGTACTTTTACTTTATTATATTGATAAGTATTAGCGAGGGTCTGGGTTAAATTTCTATCACCTATACTTACATCAACATCATCCATAGTAAACTGGCAGGGGTGTTCATATCCGCAGGCATGGGTAATTTCAAGAAATTCTTTTCTGAAAGTACGGAAGTACTGATTAAGCCTGTCGCTTTTTAAAGGGATATTAATACCGTTTTGAAGCCATTTCTTTTGTGTGGCCACTCCGCTCGGGCATCGGTTGGTATGGCAAATTTGTGCTTGTATGCATCCAATACTCATCATAGCTTCGCGTGCCACATTAATACAGTCTGCACCCATGGCAAAGGCCATGGCGGCTTTAGCCGGAAAGCCCAGTTTACCACTGGCAATAAACACAATTCTGTTAGTTATTTCCTGTTGTTTGAATATCTTATAAATATCACTAAAGGCATATACCCACGGTAAGGAAACATGATCGGCAAAACTGGGAGGAGCAGCCCCGGTGCCTCCTTCGCCACCGTCAATAGTTATAAAATCCGGCCCTTTTCCGGTTTGTTTCATCAGGGCAGCAAGTTCTACCCATTCATCAAGTTTGCCCACCGCCGCTTTTATACCTACAGGTAGTCCGGTTTCGGCAGCAATATCTTCAACAAACTCTATTAATTCGGCAACCGTTGAAAAAGCAGTGTGGCTGGATGGCGACAAAACATCTTTACCCATGGGTACATGGCGGATACCGGCTATTTCCGCCGTAATTTTTTTACCCGGCAATACACCTCCTTTTCCCGGTTTGGCTCCCTGGGAAAGTTTTATTTCGATGGCTTTTATAAACGGATTCTTTTCTACCAGGGCTTTTAATTTTTCCATGGAAAAAATTCCATACTCATCCCTCACACCAAAATAGCCTGTACCAAAATGAAAAATAACATCAGCTCCGGTAGAATGATAAGGAGACAAGCCGCCTTCGCCTGTATTGTGATAAGCCCCTGCTTTTTTTACCCCCACGTTCATAGACTCTACTGCCTTGGCTGATAAAGATCCGAAGCTCATTGCCGAAACATTTATAACCGATGCAGGCCTGTATGGTTTTTTTCTCTTATTATACCCACCCATTATTTTGGCGCAGGGAACAAAAGTTTTGTCCAGGTAGTTAGGATGATCCTCATGTACTTTATAAGGGATCAGGGCATTGTTTATAAAAATATACTGGTGGGAATAAATATCCCTGTCGGTTCCGAAACCTTCGTAATTATTTTCTTTTTTGGCCGATGCATATATCCATCCTCTTTCAATACGGTTAAAAGGTAACTCTTCCCTATTGTTAGCCACCAGGTACTGCCTTAATTCCGGTCCAATGCTTTCCAGCATATAACGTATATGGCCTACAATGGGAAAATTATGGCTTATGGTGTGGGCTTTTTGAAAAAAAATATCTCTTATCGCTAAAAGAGTTAAAGCAATAAGTATCCACAACCACCATGGTATGGAGCCCAAAAAAGAAAGAATACTATCCATTTTAATTTCCTAAATAGTCAAATACAATTTGAGTAAATGTTTTTACTCCCAGCAGTAATCCGCTTTCATCAATATAAAAATCGGGAGTATGGTGAGGGGCAGGATTTGTTTCATCCAAAGGTTTTCCACCTAAAAAGAAGTAAAATCCGGGTATTTCTTTTTGAAAAAAGGCAAAATCTTCGGCACCGGTAATAGCTTTTATTAATATTACATTGTCTTTTCCTGCAGCTTTGTATAAAGATGGCAATGTTTTATCTGTTAACGCAGGATCATTATAGGTAATGGGAAGCCCGGAAGCAATTTCTATGGTAGCAGTGGCATTGTAAGCCGAGGCTATGGCAGGCACCATTTCTTTCATTCTCCTGTTTATTAATTTTTGCATGTCATAATCCAGGGTTCTTATGGTACCTATTATTTCGGCACTTTCCGGAATGATGTTTGACCGTACACCACTGGTAATTTTACCTACGGAAATCACTGCAGCTTCGTTGGTTAATGGAGATTCCCTGCTGATGATTGTTTGCAAACCGTCAATTATTTTAGCCGAAACCATAATGGGGTCAATACCCGTCCATGGTGTGGAACCGTGAGTTTGTTTGCCTTTTACTTCTATAGTAAAACGTTGTGAGGCTGCCATGGTGCCTCCCGGTTTGTATTCAATTTTTCCCACTTCGGTATCGGCACTTATATGAAGGCCAAAAATTGCTTCTACTTCGGGGTTTTGCAGTACACCTTCCTTTACCATTAATTCGGCTCCGCCTTCTTCTCCCGGAGGTGCTCCTTCTTCCGCAGGTTGAAAAATAAATTTTATAGTACCTGCAAAATCATTGTTTTTTGATAAAACTTCGGCCACACCCATTAAAATAGCAGTATGGGTATCATGGCCACAGGCATGCATAACTCCTGTTTTTTTCCCTAAGTATTCGGTTTCTACAGTAGATTTAAAAGGTACATTGGTTCTTTCGGTCACCGGCAGGGCATCAATATCGGCCCTCAGGGCTATTACCTTTCCCGGTTTTTTTCCTTCAAGAATACCTACAACCCCTGTTTTTGCTATTCCGGTTTGTACCTTTAAACCTAAACCTTTTAAATGTTTCTCTATTTTTTTTGCGGTATTGAATTCCCTGTTGGATAATTCCGGGTTTTCATGAAAATATCTTCGCCATTCAATAACTTTTTTTTCTATATCAGCAATGTCCTTTTCAAGGCTGGTTTGTGCATTTAAAAAAAATGAACATAAAATAAATAAGGTAGTGATCAGGTTTAGTTTCATAATTTAAAAGTTAATTAGTCTGTATTCTTCATTCTGTAGTTTCACCAAAGCTGTCATCGCCGATAAGGCAAATTTAACCTGTGGCAATGCTTTTTCTCTGGTTATGTTTCTGTGTGCTGCCGTTTGTCCGCATAAATAAATATCAACCCCTGCTTTTTCCAGCTCTTCCAGTAATAATGCGTTGGGATTATCGGCATCAAATTTTTCGTGGTAGTATGAGTTTTTTAAAATGTCGTGGGCGGCGCCGCCATGAATTACCAGTGCTACTTTTATATTTTGTACCGGAACCCCGTTTTGGGCATGAAGGTTTAAAAACCGGGCGGCAGATTCAATTAAAAGATTGGTTTTATTTTTATCATCAAAAGCCTTTCCTACATCAAAAACAACTTTTAGGGTATCGTTTTCATGTACTTTCATATCGGCCTCAGTAACTTCATATACAGCTCCGAATTTATTAATAACAGGTCCGGTATTTGTTTTGGGTTTGTTGCCGGAACCTTCTTGTTGATTCTGTCCCTGGCAGGAGAAAAAGAGTAATGAAAAAGAGTAAATAAAAAGAATTATTTTTGGCATGTATAACGAGGTTTGAATTTTAAAGATAATATTTAAAAATGTGTTTATAAATATTTTTCTTAAACTTTAATAATAGTTACATAATATTTAAATTCACATTTTGTTTCTACACTAACATAAAAACAGTCTTGGAAAAGTATTTAGAGGAATTAAATGAGGCACAGAAAGCTCCCGTTTTGCATAAGGAAGGGCCGTTAATGGTTATTGCCGGGGCAGGATCGGGAAAAACAAGGGTATTGACGTTTCGTATAGCGTATTTAATGGAGCAGGGGGTAGACCCTTTTAATATCCTGGCGCTCACTTTTACAAATAAAGCTGCCCGTGAGATGAAAAAGCGTATTGCCCAGATTGTAGGGGCAAGCGAGGCAAAAAATCTTTGGATGGGGACATTCCACTCTATTTTTGCAAAAATCTTACGGTTTGAAGCAGATAAGTTAGGTTACCCAAGCAATTTTACAATATACGATACCCAGGATTCCCAAAGGTTGATAGGTGCGATTATTAAAGAGATGGGGCTTGATAAGGATATTTATAAATACAAACAAATACAAAACAGGATATCGTCGTTTAAAAACAGTTTAATAACCGTAAGGGCTTATTATAATAACCCCGAACTGGTAGAGGCTGATGCCATGGCCAAGCGCCCCCGGGTAGGAGAAATTTATGAAGCTTACTGCGATCGTTGTTTCAAAGCAGGTGCAATGGATTTTGATGACCTTCTCCTTAAAACCAATGAGTTACTTACCCGTTTCCCTGAGGTTTTAATGAAATACCAGGAAAGGTTTAAATATATTTTGGTAGATGAGTACCAGGATACTAATCATTCTCAATATCTTATTGTAAAAGCTTTGAGTGACCGTTACCAGAATATTTGTGTGGTGGGTGATGATGCTCAGAGTATTTATGCCTTCAGGGGGGCCAACATTAATAATATTTTAAATTTTCAAAGGGATTATGACGATGTAAAGGTATACAGGCTTGAACAAAATTATCGTTCAACCAAAAATATTGTAAATGCGGCAAATTCAGTTATAGAAAAAAATAAACAAAGGTTAGATAAGAATGTATGGACTGCCAATGATGACGGTTCTTTTATAAAAGTACAAAGATCAATAACCGATGCCGAAGAAGGGCGTTTTGTAGCTTCATCTATTTTTGAAAATAAAATGCAATATCAGCTATCCGAGGGAGATTTTGCCGTATTATACAGAACAAATTCTCAATCGAGGGCTATAGAAGATGCTTTAAGAAGAAAAGATATTCCCTATAGGATTTATGGAGGGCTTTCTTTTTACCAGCGCAAGGAAATAAAAGATGTTTTATGTTATCTGCGATTGGTACTTAATCCTAAAGATGAAGAAGCACTGGTACGAATCATAAATTTTCCGACCAGGGGCATAGGCCAGACAACAATGGAGAAGTTAACGGTAGCAGCCAATCATTACAAACGTTCCGTTTTTGAGGTGATGGAAAACCTGGATAAAATTGATCTTAAAATAAATACAGGTACCAAAACAAAGCTGGATAATTTTGTGACCATGATTAAAAGCTTTCAGATTATCAATAAAGAATCAGATGCTTTTACAGTGGCTGAACATGTGGTTAAAAAAACAGGGATACTCCAGGAGTTTAAAAAAGACGGCACTCCGGAAGGAATTGCCCGGATGGAAAATATAGAAGAACTCTTAAACGGTATTAAGGATTTTATTGAAGGACAAAAAGAACTGGCTGATGCCAACGGTTCTTTGGCTGAATTTCTGGAAGATGTTGCGCTGGCCACAGATCTTGATAAAGATACCGGTGATGATGACCGGGTTGCTTTAATGACAATTCACCTTGCAAAGGGACTGGAGTTTCCTTATGTGTATATTGTAGGAATGGAAGAAGATTTATTTCCCTCGGCTATGAGTATGAATACCCGAAGTGAACTGGAGGAGGAGAGAAGGTTGTTTTATGTAGCGTTAACCAGGGCCGAGAAACAGGCGTATTTAACTTATACACAAAGCAGGTACCGCTGGGGAAAACTTATTGATGCTGAACCCAGCAGGTTTATTGAAGAGATAGATGATAAATACCTGGAGTATTTAACCCCGCCGTTAGATGCCGGTTACCGGTATAAGCCGCTTATTGATGCAGATATATTTGGCGAAGTAGATAAAAGTAAACTCCGCTTAAAAAGGCCTGTGGCGGGTACACCACCATCTTATAAGAAACCTTCGGAAGAAAAGTTGCGTAAATTGCGTAAACTAAAACCTGGTTTAGACCAACCGGTAGAGAATAATAATTTGTTTGACAATGATTTATCAGTTGGAAATAAAGTAGAACATTCCCGCTTTGGAAAAGGAGAAATCATAAAGATTGAAGGGGTGGGAAATGATAAAAAAGCCGAAATAAAATTTGAGAACGGTGGTATAAAAAAACTTCTTTTACGGTTTGCAAGGTTGAAGGTGATTGGTTAGTTCTTTTCTCCATAACAACATAGGTTTTTAAGACATTTTTATATTTAACTTTACTATATGGCAGACTTAATCAGGATATATGAAGAAAACCCCAACCCTAAAGAAATAAAAA includes:
- a CDS encoding DsrE family protein, with translation MPKIILFIYSFSLLFFSCQGQNQQEGSGNKPKTNTGPVINKFGAVYEVTEADMKVHENDTLKVVFDVGKAFDDKNKTNLLIESAARFLNLHAQNGVPVQNIKVALVIHGGAAHDILKNSYYHEKFDADNPNALLLEELEKAGVDIYLCGQTAAHRNITREKALPQVKFALSAMTALVKLQNEEYRLINF
- a CDS encoding FMN-binding glutamate synthase family protein; translated protein: MDSILSFLGSIPWWLWILIALTLLAIRDIFFQKAHTISHNFPIVGHIRYMLESIGPELRQYLVANNREELPFNRIERGWIYASAKKENNYEGFGTDRDIYSHQYIFINNALIPYKVHEDHPNYLDKTFVPCAKIMGGYNKRKKPYRPASVINVSAMSFGSLSAKAVESMNVGVKKAGAYHNTGEGGLSPYHSTGADVIFHFGTGYFGVRDEYGIFSMEKLKALVEKNPFIKAIEIKLSQGAKPGKGGVLPGKKITAEIAGIRHVPMGKDVLSPSSHTAFSTVAELIEFVEDIAAETGLPVGIKAAVGKLDEWVELAALMKQTGKGPDFITIDGGEGGTGAAPPSFADHVSLPWVYAFSDIYKIFKQQEITNRIVFIASGKLGFPAKAAMAFAMGADCINVAREAMMSIGCIQAQICHTNRCPSGVATQKKWLQNGINIPLKSDRLNQYFRTFRKEFLEITHACGYEHPCQFTMDDVDVSIGDRNLTQTLANTYQYNKVKVPFESMRKLKDCTYLGGRIIKEQKKY
- a CDS encoding amidohydrolase, encoding MKLNLITTLFILCSFFLNAQTSLEKDIADIEKKVIEWRRYFHENPELSNREFNTAKKIEKHLKGLGLKVQTGIAKTGVVGILEGKKPGKVIALRADIDALPVTERTNVPFKSTVETEYLGKKTGVMHACGHDTHTAILMGVAEVLSKNNDFAGTIKFIFQPAEEGAPPGEEGGAELMVKEGVLQNPEVEAIFGLHISADTEVGKIEYKPGGTMAASQRFTIEVKGKQTHGSTPWTGIDPIMVSAKIIDGLQTIISRESPLTNEAAVISVGKITSGVRSNIIPESAEIIGTIRTLDYDMQKLINRRMKEMVPAIASAYNATATIEIASGLPITYNDPALTDKTLPSLYKAAGKDNVILIKAITGAEDFAFFQKEIPGFYFFLGGKPLDETNPAPHHTPDFYIDESGLLLGVKTFTQIVFDYLGN
- a CDS encoding ATP-dependent helicase translates to MEKYLEELNEAQKAPVLHKEGPLMVIAGAGSGKTRVLTFRIAYLMEQGVDPFNILALTFTNKAAREMKKRIAQIVGASEAKNLWMGTFHSIFAKILRFEADKLGYPSNFTIYDTQDSQRLIGAIIKEMGLDKDIYKYKQIQNRISSFKNSLITVRAYYNNPELVEADAMAKRPRVGEIYEAYCDRCFKAGAMDFDDLLLKTNELLTRFPEVLMKYQERFKYILVDEYQDTNHSQYLIVKALSDRYQNICVVGDDAQSIYAFRGANINNILNFQRDYDDVKVYRLEQNYRSTKNIVNAANSVIEKNKQRLDKNVWTANDDGSFIKVQRSITDAEEGRFVASSIFENKMQYQLSEGDFAVLYRTNSQSRAIEDALRRKDIPYRIYGGLSFYQRKEIKDVLCYLRLVLNPKDEEALVRIINFPTRGIGQTTMEKLTVAANHYKRSVFEVMENLDKIDLKINTGTKTKLDNFVTMIKSFQIINKESDAFTVAEHVVKKTGILQEFKKDGTPEGIARMENIEELLNGIKDFIEGQKELADANGSLAEFLEDVALATDLDKDTGDDDRVALMTIHLAKGLEFPYVYIVGMEEDLFPSAMSMNTRSELEEERRLFYVALTRAEKQAYLTYTQSRYRWGKLIDAEPSRFIEEIDDKYLEYLTPPLDAGYRYKPLIDADIFGEVDKSKLRLKRPVAGTPPSYKKPSEEKLRKLRKLKPGLDQPVENNNLFDNDLSVGNKVEHSRFGKGEIIKIEGVGNDKKAEIKFENGGIKKLLLRFARLKVIG